ATTGTAAAATACCTTTTGCTAGAGGGAAAAGTAGATCAAGAAAAAAAGAAAATATCTTAAAAGAAATAAGAAAATTAGTAGAAGATGGTTTTAAAGAAGTTATATTGATAGGTATAGATTTAAGTGCCTATGGAGAGGATTTTCAAGAAAAAGATAACTTTGAATCTTTACTTGAAGACATCTTAAAAATTAAAGATTTGAAAAGAGTTAGAATAGGCTCTGTTTATCCTGATAAAATAACAGATAGATTTATAGAATTATTTAAGCATAAAAATCTAATGCCTCATCTTCATATTTCTTTACAGTCTTGTGATGATACAGTTTTAAAGAATATGAGAAGAAATTATGGTAGTTCCCTTATAAGAGAAAGTTTGCTAAAATTAAAATCTAAGGTAAAAAATATGGAATTTACAGCTGATGTAATAGTTGGTTTTCCTAAGGAAGATGAAACTATGTTCCAAAATACTTACAATGTGATAAAAGAAATAGAATTTTCTGGCTTACATATTTTCCAATATTCAGATAGAGAAGGTACTATTGCAAGCAATATGGATGGGAAAGTGGATGCTAAAACTAAGAAACAAAGAGCTGATAAATTAGATGACTTAAAGCAAGAAATGATAAAAGAAAGTAGAGAAAAATATTTAGAAAAAAACTTAGAAATTTTAGTTGAAGAAGAAAAAGAGGGAGAATATTTTGGTTATTCTCAAAATTATTTAAGAATTAAATTTAAGTCTGATGAAAAAAATCTTATAAATAAAATAGTAAATGTAAAAATAAAATGTATAGAAAATGATATGTTAATTGCTGAAAAGGAGATGTAGTTTATGGCAACCAAAAAAAAGAAGAAGAAAAAAGGTCGTGCACCTGTGCTTGTAATAGTCTTAACAATAATTTTATCAGTTCTTCTATATTTTAATTTTAGAGGAAATAATATAAAATTATCTAAGGATGAAAGAGTGTTGATTATAGGAAAGCAAAATTTATATGCAGTGTATGAAGATAAATTGGCAGTAAAAATACCTTTTGAACTTTATATTGATAGTGAAGAAACAGTAGAAGATTTGGTAAATAGCCAAAACTATGAAAATGTGTTAGAAAAAATTAACTCTATTGTACCTGAAAAGCTTACTAGATATACAGTTATAAAGAGTGGAGAAATAAAATTAGATGTAGAAAATGCAAAAAATATTCCTGAAACTAATATAGGGGATAAGAGATATATATTAACTTCAAGTGTTTATGCTATGTTTAAAGATTTATATCACGAAAAAAATGCTATTGATGAATTAAATGAAAATATTTTAGTTGATGTGTTAAATGCCAATGGTATAGGTGGATATGCTAGAAAAACGGGAGAGCTTATCAAAAACACTTTAGGAATGAAATATAATGCTGCAAATTATGAAACTACACAAGATCAAAGTTATGTAATTTTAAATGATATATCTAAGGAAAAAGCAGCAGAAATATTGGATAAACTACCAGAAAAATATTTTAAAATAAGAAATAAATCATCAATTCCAACTTTAGCAAATATAGTAATAATAATTGGAAATGAAAAACAAATTAATTTTAAAATAGATGTCTATGCTAACCAAACAAATTTAAAAGAAGTAAGCAATAAATTAAAAGAGGCAGGATATGGGAATATTACTAGTCACCCTGAAAAAGAAGATACAGAGCAATCTATTATAGAATACAATAAAGAGGACTATTTTATAGCACAAAAGATTGCAAAAATTCTAGGGATTTCAGATATGGTTGAAAATAGTGACTTAGAAAATAAAATTGGTATAACTATAAAGTAGAAGATGTAAAATGACAGTGATTATAATATCTTTAATTTTAATTTTTATAGGAAATAGCCTACCATTAAATGGAATTTTAATGGGGGTTATTCTCCCATTTATAACTTTTATAATTGGAAAGAGAAGAAGCTTATTTTTTATCTTTTTAGCTTGGATTTTATTTTCTTTACAAACAGATAAATATTCATTTAATCTTTTAGTGATAGCACTATTTGGATTTTTAAATTTTTTATTATTTTGTTATGTAGAATATGATAGAAAAAGTATTTTTTATTTAGTTCCATTGGATATAGGATTTTATTTATTGATAGTTTACAAAAGTCTCTATATTAGAATTAATATAAAATATTTGATAATAAATATAATTAGTTTTTTTATTTTAAATTATTTTTATACTAGTAGAAAGAACAAAAGGAAAATAGATGAAGCTTAATAGATACAAAAATAATGATGTAATACTAGGAGACAAAAGGAATGTTAGGGAAATAATATTTAAGATTATAGTTTTCCTATGTTTTTTAATACTTTTTTTAAGATTGTTATATCTTCAAGTTTTACAAGGAAATGAATTTTCTTATTTAGCAGAAAGAAATCAGTATAAATTAGTAAAAATAGACTCACCTAGAGGAAAAATTTTTGACTCAAAAAATAGATTAGTTGTAACAAATGGAACAGGATATAGACTTATCTATTCGTTAGGAAGAGAAGAAAATGAAGAATATATAAAAGAAATTGCAAAACTGACTGATAAAACAGAAGAAGTTGTTAGAAAAAGAATTAAATATGGAGAAATATTTCCATACACAAAAGATAATGTACTTTTTGAAGATTTAGATGAAGAAAAGGCACATAAGATAATAGAAATAGTTAATAATTATCCATATTTAGAAGTACAAGTTTATTCAAAAAGAAAATATTTGTATGATACAGTAGCTTCTCATACAATAGGTTATGTAAAGAAAATTTCTGAAAAAGAATATGAGTCTTTAAAAGAAGAAGGCTATACCCCAAGAGATATGATAGGGAAATTGGGAATAGAAAAAGCCTATGATGATATTTTAAGAGGAAGAAATGGTTTTAAATATATAGAAGTAAATGCATTAAATAGAATAGAAAGAGAAGTAGAAAAGGTAAAAAGTCCTATTGTTGGTAAGAATTTATATATGGGTATAAATATGGAATTACAACAATATATGGAAGAAGAGTTTGAAAAAGATGGTAGAAGTGGGTCATTTGTAGCATTGAATCCCAAAACTGGTGAAATAATAACTATTGTAAGTTATCCAACATATTCATTGAATACTTTTAGTTCACAGATTTCTCCAGAAGAATGGGATTCTATATCAAATGATCCAAGAAAAATTCTGACAAACAAGACTATTGCTGGAGAATATCCTCCAGGTTCAACATTTAAAATGATATCTGCTATAGCTTTTTTAAAAAGCGGTATAGATCCAAAGTTAAAATATAATGACTATACAGGTTATTATCAAATAGGACATTGGAGATGGAGAGCATGGAAAAGAGGAGGACATGGTGCAACAGATATGAAGAAATCTCTTGTGGAATCGGCTAATACTTACTACTATAAATTTTCAGATCAAATTGGTTTTGCTCCAATAGTAAAAACAGCTAGAGATTTTGGATTAGGAAATGTATCTGGAATAGATGTTCCTGGAGAAAAGAAGGGAATTATACCAGATCCAGATTGGAAAAAGAAAAGGACTAAAACAGTTTGGTTTAGAGGAGATACAATACTTCTTTCAATAGGACAAGGTTTTACACTTGTAACACCAATTCAATTAGCAAAAGCATATACGTTTTTAGCTAATAAGGGTTGGGCATATGAGCCACATGTAGTTTCAAAAATAGAAGATTTACAAACTGGAAAAGTAGAAACATTAACTACTAAAAAAACTGTTATAGAAGACTATCCAGAATCATATTATGATATTATAAATGATGCTTTAATAGCAACTGTTGAGCAAAATAATGGAACTACAAGAATTATGAGAAATCCATATGTAAAAGTTGCAGCAAAAAGTGGTTCAGCACAAAATCCGCATTCTAAATTAACACATGCTTGGGTAGCAGGATATTTTCCTGCTGATAAAGAACCTGAGGTTGTTTTTGTGTGTTTATTAGAAGGAGCAGGTGGTGGTGGAGTAATGGCAGGAGGAATGTCTAAAAGATTTTTAGATAAATATCTAGAAATAGAAAAAGGGATAAAGCCAATCCAAAATCTTCCACATACAGAACCTAGAACTACTAATTCTACTATTCAAGCAAATGGAAATCAAGAAAATGAAGATTCAGGGGAAGGAATAGGAGAAGAAAGAGAAAATGAAGAAAGAGAAACAGGGGAAACAAATACAGTTGAAGGACAACAAAATTAGTATTCATGATAAAATAATGAGTATAAAAGATGATGTCTTAAACTTAAAAAGTAAAAAAGCAAAAAATAAAATAGTTAAAAAAGTAATTGAAAAAGTAAAAAAGAAAAAAGAAGAAGTCAAAAAGTTAGAGATAGTTCAAAATAATAATAAAAAAACAAAGACTTCAAAAAAAGATTTGGATAAAATGTATGTCATTCCATTAGGTGGTTTAGAGGAAGTTGGGAAAAATTGTACAATAATTCAATACAAGGATGAAATAATTATTGTAGATGCAGGAGCAATATTTCCAGATGAAAACTTACCCGGTATAGATTTAGTAATTCCAGATTACACTTTTTTAGAAAATAATAAGTCTAAAATAAAAGGTTTATTTGTGACTCATGGTCATGAAGACCATATTGGAGGAATACCTTATTTATATGAAAAAATAGAAAAGGATACTGTAATCTATGGTGGAAAGTTAACAAATGCTTTGATAAAATCTAAGTTTGAAAATTTTGGAGTAAAAAGGGATTTACCAAGAATGATTGAGGTTGGATCAAGAAGCAAAGTGAGTGTTGGAAAGTATTTCACAGTTGAATTTGTAAAAGTAACACATTCAATAGCAGATTCATACTCTTTATCTATAAAAACACCAGCAGGGCATGTATTTTTAACAGGAGACTTTAAAATAGATTTAACTCCTGTTGACAATGAAAGAGTGGATTTTATGAGATTGTCAGAATTAGGAGAAGAAGGAGTAGATTTGATGTTATCAGATTCTACTAACTCTGAGGTTGAAGGTTTTACTCCCTCTGAAAGAAGTGTTGGAGATGCTTTTAGACAGGAATTTCAAAAAGCTACTGGAAGAATAGTTGTAGCGGTGTTTGCTTCGCATGTTCATAGAATACAGCAAATTATAGATACTGCAGCACAATTTAAAAGAAAAATTGCTATTGATGGAAGAAGCTTATTAAAAGTATTTGAAATAGCACCTAGTGTTGGAAGATTAACCATACCTGAAAATTTACTTATTCCTATATCATCAGTTGATAAATATGATGACGATAAGATTGTAATATTATGTACAGGTACACAGGGAGAACCACTAGCAGCACTTTCAAGAATAGCAAAAAATATGCACAAACATATAGCTTTAAAGGAAGGAGATACTGTAATTATTTCATCTACTCCTATACCAGGAAATGAAAAAGCAGTTTCCACTAATATAAATAATATTTTAAAATATGATGTAGATTTAGTTTTCAAAAAAATTGCAGGTATTCATGTTTCAGGTCATGGAAGTAAAGAAGAGCAAAAATTGATGCTAAATCTAATAAATCCAAAACATTTTATGCCAGTTCATGGAGAATATAGAATGCTTAAAGCACATATGAGGTCTGCTATTGAAACAGGAGTACCAAAAGATAAAATTCTTTTAACTCAAAATGGTGATAAAGTAGAAGTTACAAAAGAATATGCAAAAATAAATGGTAAAGTAAATTCTGGAGAAATTTTAGTTGATGGTCTAGGTGTTGGAGATATTGGAAGCAAGGTTATAAAAGATAGACAACAATTATCAGAAGATGGAATTGTAATAGTTGCTTATTCCATTGATAAAGATACTGGAAAAATAGTCTCAGGACCTGAGATGTCAACTAAAGGATTTGTATATTATAAAGATTCAGAAGATACTATAAAAGCAGCGCAAGATTTACTAAGTAAAAAAATAAGTAAAAATGAAACTTATTTAGGTAGAGATTGGGCAGATTTAAAAGGAAATGTAAGAGATTTATTATCAAGATTTTTCTATGAAAAATTAAAAAGAAATCCAATTATATTACCTATGCTATTAGAAATTTAAAAATGAGGGAGAAGAATGAATAGTAAAAAAAGAGCTTTTTTGAAAAAGAAAGCACATAATTTAGAACCTATTGTTAGAATAGGTAAAGATGGATTAAATCAAAATATTGTACAGAGTATACTTGATGCAATAGTTTCAAGGGAACTTATAAAAGTTAAAATTTTACAAAATTGTGAAGAAGAAAAAACTATAATTTATTCAAAGTTAATGGATATAAAGGATTTTGAAGTAGTGGGAATGATAGGAAGAACTATAATTATTTTTAAAGAAAATAAAGAAAATCCAACAATATCATTAGAATGGAAAAATATATAAGTTTGGAGATACTATGAATGAGGAACTTACAAAAAAATGTGAAGAAATTAGAAAAAAATTAATAGAAGTTGTAAGTAAAAATGGAGGACATTTAGGTCCAAATCTTGGTGTTGTTGAATTGACAGTTTGTTTAGATGAAATTTTTGATTTTAAAGAAGATATTGTCCTCTTTGATGTAGGACATCAAGCTTATGTATATAAAATATTAACTGATAGAGCTGAAAAGTTTGACACTATAAGAACAAGAGGAGGACTTTCACCTTTTCTTGACCCAAGTGAAAGTGAGTATGACCATTTTATATCAGGACATGCGGGAACAGCACTTCCAGCAGCAGTTGGCTTTGCAATAGCAAATCCAAATAAGAAAGTCATAGTGGTTGTAGGAGATGCTTCTGTATCAAATGGACATTCATTAGAGGCATTAAATTATATTGGATATAAAAAACTAGAAAATATATTGATTATTGTAAATGATAATGAAATGTCTATTGGGGGAAATGTTGGTTTTATATCAAAATTTCTAAAAAGAGTGATATCAAGTGGAAAATACCAAAATTTTAGAGAAGATGTGAAATCTTTTATCAATAGAATAAAAGCAGATAGGGTAAAAAAAACTTTGGAAAGATTGGAAAGGTCAATTAAAGGATATGTGACTCCCTTTTATGCACTTGAAAGTCTGGGATTTAGATTTTTTAATACAACAGAAGGAAATAATATAGAAAAACTTTTACCTATGTTACAAAAAGTAAAGGACTTGAAAGGACCTGTTATTTTATTAGTAAGAACCAAAAAAGGAAAAGGTTATTGTTTTGCAGAAGAAAATAAAGAAAAATTTCATGGGATAGCACCTTTTAATATAGAAACAGGAAATACATATAAAAGTTCAATTACTTACTCAAAAGTCTTTGGGAATAAAATCTTAGAATTAGCAAAGGAAGATAAGGATATATATGCTCTTTCAGCAGCAATGATAAAAGGGACAGGACTTGATAAATTTTTAAAAGAAATACCTGAAAGATGTATAGATACAGGAATAGCAGAAGGTTTTACAGTAACCCTTGCAGCAGGACTCGCAAAATCAGGGAAAAAACCTTATGTATGTATTTATTCAACATTTATTCAAAGAGCTGTAAGTCAATTGATACATGATATATCCATCCAAAATTTACCAGTTAGATTTATTATAGATAGAAGTGGAATTGTTGGAGAAGATGGAAAAACTCATAATGGAATTTATGATTTATCATTTTTTTTATCAATTCAAAATTTTACTGTTTTATGCCCAACAACAGCTAAGGAATTGGAACAGGCACTTGATATATCTAAAAATTTTAATTCTGGTCCATTGGTTATAAGGATACCAAGGGATAGTATCTTTGATATAGAAGATGAAATGCCATTAGAAATTGGAAGATGGAAAGAAATTAAAAAAGGAAGTAAAAATTTATTTATAGCAACAGGAACTATGCTAAAAATAATATTAGAAATATATGATGAGTTAAAAAATAGAGGCATTGATTGTACAATAGTAAGTGCAGCCTCTGTAAAACCTCTTGATGAGAAGTATCTATTAAACTATATAAGGGAATACGATAATATTTTTGTTTTGGAAGAAAATTATGTGAGAAATTCTTTTGGTACATCTATTCTTGAATTTTTAAATGATAATGGAATACAAAAAATAATTCATAGAATAGCTTTAAATTCTGCTATTATTCCGCATGGAAAAAGAGAAGAATTACTAAAAGAAGAAAAGTTAAAAGGAGAAAGTTTAATAGAAAGAATAGAGGAACTTATTTATGGTAGAAAAAAATAGTAAGTCTAAAAAATTTATTGATTATCTTTTAAATTTTCAAGATGTGAAGGATCTTGAATTATGTGATGATCAAGGTGTGAAAGTCTCAGCTCATACTTATGATGTATTAAATATTTCAATAAAAAAAATAAAAGAAAAATATATTAAATTAAAAGAAGCTTCACAAAATGTTGATTTTTTTGCAATTACAGTGGGAATAATAATGCATGATATAAGTAAATCAAGTATTAAAAGAAATGAAGAAAATCTTTCTCATTCCCAAATGATGATACAAAATCCAGAATATATTATATCTGAAGTTTATGAAGTTTTAGATTTAATTGAAAAACAAGTGAATTATAAATTAATCAAAAAAGTTAGAGAAAATATAGCACATATAGTCCAATCACACCATGGTAAATGGGGGAAAGTACAGCCTGAAACAGAAGAGGCAAATATAGTTTATATAGCAGATATGGAATCTGCAAAATATCATAGAATAAACCCCATTCAAGCAAATGATATTTTAAAGTATTCTGTAAAAGGCTTAGGGCTTACTGAAATTGAAGAAAAATTAAATTGTACAGCAGCAGTTATAAAAGATAGAATAAGAAGAGCTAAAAAAGAGCTTAATTTAAAAACTTTTGCGGAACTTTTAGAGGTATATAAAGAAAAGGGTAGAGTGCCAATAGGAGACAAATTTTTTGTACTGAGATCTGAGGAAACAAAAAAATTAAAAAAATTTGTTGATAAAGAAGGTTTTTATAATTTATTTATGAAAAATCCGCTTATGGAGTATATGGTAGATGACAAAATTTTTGAAAAATAATTTAAAAAAGAAAATGAGATTGGATGAATATTTAACTAAAAATGAATATTTTGAAGATTTAGAAATAGCTAAAAAACAAATTATGGTAGGAAATGTTATAGTTAATGAACAAAAAATAGATAAGCCAGGAGAGATAATTTCACTTAATAAAATAAAATCTATTAGAATTAAAGAAAAAGATATACCTTATGTCAGTCGTGGTGGATTGAAATTAGAAAAAGCTATAAAAGTTTTTAATTTAGATTTTAAAGATAAAATAGTTTTAGATATAGGTGCATCTACTGGTGGATTTACAGATTGCTCTTTACAAAACGGTGCTAAATTTGTTTATGCTGTTGATGTGGGAACTAATCAACTTGACTGGAAGCTAAGAAATGATAGTAGAGTTAAAAGTATAGAAAATAAACATATTAATGATTTAGAAAAAAATGATTTAAAAGATGAAATTGATATTATAGTAATGGATATTTCTTTTATTTCAATAAAAAAAGTTTTATATAAAATTAAGGAATTTTTAAAAGAAAATGGATTTGCTATTTTCTTGATAAAACCACAGTTTGAAGCTGAGAGAAATGAAATAGAGAAAGGAATTGTAAATGATTTGAATATTCATAAAAGAGTTATAAAAGAAGTAGTTGAAAAAGCAAAAGTTTATCAATTTTTTTTAGAAAATTTAACTGTATCACCAATAAAAGGTACAAAAGGAAATATAGAATATTTAGCAAAATTTGGAAAAAAAGATAATTCTTCAGATGAAGAAATAGTAAATAAATTGTTTAATAATTAATACGGAGGAAAAAAGTGAGAATAACTTTAAAGAAAACAGCAGTAATTTTAATGATTGTAATTTCAAGTCTATCTTTTACAGAAGATGATAGAACAGGATTTTTATCTAATATGAGAGAGCTAAAAGAAATATCTGATATTATGGATGTTATTCAAGATAGCTATGTTGAAAATGCAAATGCACAAAAAAATAAAGAGGAAAAAAATAAAAATTCTAATCAAAAAAGCCCAAGTCAAAAAAGTACAGGAGTTACTAAAAAATCTTTAATGCAAGGAGCATTAAAAGGAATGTTAGAATCATTAGATGATCCTCATTCTGTGTATTTTACAAAAGATGAAATGAGAAGTTTCCAAGAAGATATAAAAGGAAAGTATGTTGGAGTTGGAATGGTTATTCAAAAGAAAGCAGGAGAACCTTTAACAGTAGTTTCTCCAATAGAAGATGGTCCTGCATATAAGGTTGGAATAAAACCAAAAGATAAAGTTATTGAAATAGATGGAGCATCAACATATAATTTAACAAGTGAAGAGTGTACAAAAAGATTAAAGGGAAAAGCAAATACAACTGTTAAAGTTAAAGTGTATAGAGAAGCAAATAAGATGACTAAAATCTTTGAATTAAAAAGAGAAACAATAGAATTAAAATATGTAAAAAGTAAAATGCTTGATGGAGGAATAGGATATTTAAGACTTACTCAATTTGGAGATAATGTTTATCCAGATATGAGGAAGGCTTTAGAAGATTTACAAGCTAAGGGAATGAAAGGATTAATTTTAGATTTAAGAAGTAATCCAGGTGGAGAATTAGGTCAATCAATAAAAATTGCTTCAATGTTTATTGAAAAAGGTAAAATAGTCAGCACTAGACAAAAGAAAGGAGAAGAAAGTGTTTACTCAAGAGAGGGTAAATATTTTGGAAATTTTCCTATGGTAGTTTTAATCAATGGTGGTAGTGCTTCAGCTTCAGAAATAGTTTCAGGAGCATTAAAGGATCATAAGAGAGCTACACTTATTGGAGAAAAGACTTTTGGAAAGGGAAGTGTACAAACTTTATTGCCTTTGCCTGATGGAGATGGAATAAAAATTACTATCGCAAAATATTATACTCCAAATGGTATTTCTATTGATGGAACAGGTATAGAACCTGATAAAAAAGTAGAAGATAAAGATTATTATTTAATTTCAGATGGTTTTATAACTAATGTAGATGAAAGCCAACAAAAAGAAAATAAAAAAGCGATTATTAAAGAAGTTAAAGGAGAAAAAGTAGCTAAAGAAGTTGATACTCATAAAGATATACAACTTGAAGCAGGTATAAAGGCATTAAAAGAAATGCTACAAAAGAAATAGAGGAGAAAATATGCTATATATAGTTGCAACACCAATAGGAAATTTAGAGGATATGACTTTTAGAGCAATAAGAATACTAAAAGAAGTTGACTATATTTTTGCAGAAGATACAAGAGTAACAAAAAAATTATTGGATCATTATGAAATTAAAAATACAGTGTATAGATATGATGAACATACAAAACAGCATCAAGTGGCAAATATTATTAATCTTTTAAAAGAAGAAAAAAGTATTGCTTTAGTTACTGATGCTGGAACACCTTGTATATCTGATCCTGGTTATGAAGTTGTTGATGAAGCACATAAAAATGGAATAAAGGTTGTTGCAATTCCCGGGGCAAGTGCCTTAACAGCTTCAGCTTCTATTGCTGGTATTAATATGAGAAGATTTTGTTTTGAGGGCTTTTTACCTAAGAAAAA
This DNA window, taken from Fusobacterium simiae, encodes the following:
- the mtaB gene encoding tRNA (N(6)-L-threonylcarbamoyladenosine(37)-C(2))-methylthiotransferase MtaB; translated protein: MSFSKKVAFHTLGCKVNQYETESIKNQLIKRGYEEVPFEDKSDIYIINSCTVTSIADRKTRNMLRRAKKINPESKVIVTGCYAQTNSREILEIEDVDFVIDNKNKSNIVNFVGAIEDINFEREKNGNIFQEKEYQEYEFATLREMSRAYVKIQDGCNHFCSYCKIPFARGKSRSRKKENILKEIRKLVEDGFKEVILIGIDLSAYGEDFQEKDNFESLLEDILKIKDLKRVRIGSVYPDKITDRFIELFKHKNLMPHLHISLQSCDDTVLKNMRRNYGSSLIRESLLKLKSKVKNMEFTADVIVGFPKEDETMFQNTYNVIKEIEFSGLHIFQYSDREGTIASNMDGKVDAKTKKQRADKLDDLKQEMIKESREKYLEKNLEILVEEEKEGEYFGYSQNYLRIKFKSDEKNLINKIVNVKIKCIENDMLIAEKEM
- a CDS encoding LytR C-terminal domain-containing protein, which gives rise to MATKKKKKKKGRAPVLVIVLTIILSVLLYFNFRGNNIKLSKDERVLIIGKQNLYAVYEDKLAVKIPFELYIDSEETVEDLVNSQNYENVLEKINSIVPEKLTRYTVIKSGEIKLDVENAKNIPETNIGDKRYILTSSVYAMFKDLYHEKNAIDELNENILVDVLNANGIGGYARKTGELIKNTLGMKYNAANYETTQDQSYVILNDISKEKAAEILDKLPEKYFKIRNKSSIPTLANIVIIIGNEKQINFKIDVYANQTNLKEVSNKLKEAGYGNITSHPEKEDTEQSIIEYNKEDYFIAQKIAKILGISDMVENSDLENKIGITIK
- the mrdA gene encoding penicillin-binding protein 2 codes for the protein MKLNRYKNNDVILGDKRNVREIIFKIIVFLCFLILFLRLLYLQVLQGNEFSYLAERNQYKLVKIDSPRGKIFDSKNRLVVTNGTGYRLIYSLGREENEEYIKEIAKLTDKTEEVVRKRIKYGEIFPYTKDNVLFEDLDEEKAHKIIEIVNNYPYLEVQVYSKRKYLYDTVASHTIGYVKKISEKEYESLKEEGYTPRDMIGKLGIEKAYDDILRGRNGFKYIEVNALNRIEREVEKVKSPIVGKNLYMGINMELQQYMEEEFEKDGRSGSFVALNPKTGEIITIVSYPTYSLNTFSSQISPEEWDSISNDPRKILTNKTIAGEYPPGSTFKMISAIAFLKSGIDPKLKYNDYTGYYQIGHWRWRAWKRGGHGATDMKKSLVESANTYYYKFSDQIGFAPIVKTARDFGLGNVSGIDVPGEKKGIIPDPDWKKKRTKTVWFRGDTILLSIGQGFTLVTPIQLAKAYTFLANKGWAYEPHVVSKIEDLQTGKVETLTTKKTVIEDYPESYYDIINDALIATVEQNNGTTRIMRNPYVKVAAKSGSAQNPHSKLTHAWVAGYFPADKEPEVVFVCLLEGAGGGGVMAGGMSKRFLDKYLEIEKGIKPIQNLPHTEPRTTNSTIQANGNQENEDSGEGIGEERENEERETGETNTVEGQQN
- a CDS encoding ribonuclease J; this encodes MKKEKQGKQIQLKDNKISIHDKIMSIKDDVLNLKSKKAKNKIVKKVIEKVKKKKEEVKKLEIVQNNNKKTKTSKKDLDKMYVIPLGGLEEVGKNCTIIQYKDEIIIVDAGAIFPDENLPGIDLVIPDYTFLENNKSKIKGLFVTHGHEDHIGGIPYLYEKIEKDTVIYGGKLTNALIKSKFENFGVKRDLPRMIEVGSRSKVSVGKYFTVEFVKVTHSIADSYSLSIKTPAGHVFLTGDFKIDLTPVDNERVDFMRLSELGEEGVDLMLSDSTNSEVEGFTPSERSVGDAFRQEFQKATGRIVVAVFASHVHRIQQIIDTAAQFKRKIAIDGRSLLKVFEIAPSVGRLTIPENLLIPISSVDKYDDDKIVILCTGTQGEPLAALSRIAKNMHKHIALKEGDTVIISSTPIPGNEKAVSTNINNILKYDVDLVFKKIAGIHVSGHGSKEEQKLMLNLINPKHFMPVHGEYRMLKAHMRSAIETGVPKDKILLTQNGDKVEVTKEYAKINGKVNSGEILVDGLGVGDIGSKVIKDRQQLSEDGIVIVAYSIDKDTGKIVSGPEMSTKGFVYYKDSEDTIKAAQDLLSKKISKNETYLGRDWADLKGNVRDLLSRFFYEKLKRNPIILPMLLEI
- the yhbY gene encoding ribosome assembly RNA-binding protein YhbY codes for the protein MNSKKRAFLKKKAHNLEPIVRIGKDGLNQNIVQSILDAIVSRELIKVKILQNCEEEKTIIYSKLMDIKDFEVVGMIGRTIIIFKENKENPTISLEWKNI
- the dxs gene encoding 1-deoxy-D-xylulose-5-phosphate synthase, yielding MNEELTKKCEEIRKKLIEVVSKNGGHLGPNLGVVELTVCLDEIFDFKEDIVLFDVGHQAYVYKILTDRAEKFDTIRTRGGLSPFLDPSESEYDHFISGHAGTALPAAVGFAIANPNKKVIVVVGDASVSNGHSLEALNYIGYKKLENILIIVNDNEMSIGGNVGFISKFLKRVISSGKYQNFREDVKSFINRIKADRVKKTLERLERSIKGYVTPFYALESLGFRFFNTTEGNNIEKLLPMLQKVKDLKGPVILLVRTKKGKGYCFAEENKEKFHGIAPFNIETGNTYKSSITYSKVFGNKILELAKEDKDIYALSAAMIKGTGLDKFLKEIPERCIDTGIAEGFTVTLAAGLAKSGKKPYVCIYSTFIQRAVSQLIHDISIQNLPVRFIIDRSGIVGEDGKTHNGIYDLSFFLSIQNFTVLCPTTAKELEQALDISKNFNSGPLVIRIPRDSIFDIEDEMPLEIGRWKEIKKGSKNLFIATGTMLKIILEIYDELKNRGIDCTIVSAASVKPLDEKYLLNYIREYDNIFVLEENYVRNSFGTSILEFLNDNGIQKIIHRIALNSAIIPHGKREELLKEEKLKGESLIERIEELIYGRKK
- a CDS encoding 3'-5' exoribonuclease YhaM family protein; this encodes MVEKNSKSKKFIDYLLNFQDVKDLELCDDQGVKVSAHTYDVLNISIKKIKEKYIKLKEASQNVDFFAITVGIIMHDISKSSIKRNEENLSHSQMMIQNPEYIISEVYEVLDLIEKQVNYKLIKKVRENIAHIVQSHHGKWGKVQPETEEANIVYIADMESAKYHRINPIQANDILKYSVKGLGLTEIEEKLNCTAAVIKDRIRRAKKELNLKTFAELLEVYKEKGRVPIGDKFFVLRSEETKKLKKFVDKEGFYNLFMKNPLMEYMVDDKIFEK
- a CDS encoding TlyA family RNA methyltransferase, whose protein sequence is MTKFLKNNLKKKMRLDEYLTKNEYFEDLEIAKKQIMVGNVIVNEQKIDKPGEIISLNKIKSIRIKEKDIPYVSRGGLKLEKAIKVFNLDFKDKIVLDIGASTGGFTDCSLQNGAKFVYAVDVGTNQLDWKLRNDSRVKSIENKHINDLEKNDLKDEIDIIVMDISFISIKKVLYKIKEFLKENGFAIFLIKPQFEAERNEIEKGIVNDLNIHKRVIKEVVEKAKVYQFFLENLTVSPIKGTKGNIEYLAKFGKKDNSSDEEIVNKLFNN
- a CDS encoding S41 family peptidase codes for the protein MRITLKKTAVILMIVISSLSFTEDDRTGFLSNMRELKEISDIMDVIQDSYVENANAQKNKEEKNKNSNQKSPSQKSTGVTKKSLMQGALKGMLESLDDPHSVYFTKDEMRSFQEDIKGKYVGVGMVIQKKAGEPLTVVSPIEDGPAYKVGIKPKDKVIEIDGASTYNLTSEECTKRLKGKANTTVKVKVYREANKMTKIFELKRETIELKYVKSKMLDGGIGYLRLTQFGDNVYPDMRKALEDLQAKGMKGLILDLRSNPGGELGQSIKIASMFIEKGKIVSTRQKKGEESVYSREGKYFGNFPMVVLINGGSASASEIVSGALKDHKRATLIGEKTFGKGSVQTLLPLPDGDGIKITIAKYYTPNGISIDGTGIEPDKKVEDKDYYLISDGFITNVDESQQKENKKAIIKEVKGEKVAKEVDTHKDIQLEAGIKALKEMLQKK